GGCGCCGTTGGTGAAGACCGGAAAGTTGATGGCCCGCACCTGGTCCAGATCCCGGCCGGTGCCGCTGGTGATCAGGCCCACCGCGCCGAAGGTCTTGTAGGTGGTGCACATCACTTCGCCGAAGGTGGCGGCAGCCGACGGCTCGTCCAGATCCTGGAAGACCACCACCGCCGGACCGTCCAGCTCGCCGAAGCGCTCGATCTGCTCCTGGACGCCGCCGTAGCCGGCGCCGTTGCGGGGGGGCGCGGCCGAGCGGAAGGTGGCGGTGGAGGCGAAGCCGACCATGGGGGGCATCTCGGGGAAGCAGGCCTTGATGCGGGCATCCATGTAGCCGGTGTTGCGGGGGCGCACCTCAAACAGCTCGATGATGTTGCAGATGGTGGGGGTGTCGAACTGGCGCAGCTTGGCCAGCACTTCTGGGCTGATGGTCGCCATGATTTCACGCTCCTTGATCTGGTGGCAGGTGATGGTGACAGGTTTTTATGTTGATTGATGGCCAG
The sequence above is drawn from the Litorilinea aerophila genome and encodes:
- a CDS encoding RraA family protein, giving the protein MATISPEVLAKLRQFDTPTICNIIELFEVRPRNTGYMDARIKACFPEMPPMVGFASTATFRSAAPPRNGAGYGGVQEQIERFGELDGPAVVVFQDLDEPSAAATFGEVMCTTYKTFGAVGLITSGTGRDLDQVRAINFPVFTNGAICSHGYNHIPQVHVPVHVGGITVYPNDLLHGDCNGVTTIPHDIAAEVADIGDEFVAAEQLILDVLRSGNATVKAYAEARAEAAARMAKLREQVSRARR